The Sulfurimonas aquatica genomic sequence AGGCTATTAGAGATAAATGGAAAAATATTGGCAGCAGTGGTGGATTTGACGCTCATATAGTTGTAGCAGGTGAAACTCTTCAAAGAGAAGGCGCTAAAACCGTAATTGATAAAAGCCAGTATCATGATAAAAAAATAGTAGGAAGCTACGCGCAAGCTACAGCTGAAGATATGAAACTAGCCATTGCAACTGCAAAAGCGGATCCTGATGGATGGAGAGAGTTAAGCCTAACACGTAGACAAGAAATTTTAATGAACGTCGCTCACGCTCTTTCTTGTGCGAGAGGTGATCTCATCGGAATAGCCGCAGCCGAAGTTGGAAAAGTTTTTACCGAGACAGATGTCGAGGTAAGTGAAGCAATAGACTTTTTAAACTTCTATCCATATAGCGTTTCTAAGATAGAAGCCCTCAATGGCATAGAGACTATCGCTAAAGGCGTCGGACTTGTGATTAGCCCATGGAACTTCCCCATAGCAATTCCCGCCGGGGGAATAGCCGCGTCGCTTGCAGCTGGAAATACGGTAATACTCAAGCCTGCAACAGACTCTATCCTCTGCGCTTACATGATGTGTCAATGTTTTTGGCAAGCGGGCGTGAGTAAAAATACCCTTCAGTTCATCCCCTCTAATGGCTCAGATGTTGGCGAGTTTATGATTCCAAGTAAAGATATAAACTTTACAATCTTTACAGGAGGCGAAAAAACTGCCTATGATATCATAAATACAAGACCAGATATAGCGCTAAGCGCTGAGACAGGTGGTAAAAATGCCACTATTGTCACAGCATTAGCAGATAGAGAACAAGCACTCAAAAATGTTTTAGTCTCTGCATTTCATAACTCAGGTCAAAAGTGCTCAGCTAGTTCACTTTTGGTCTTAGAAAAAGAGGTCTATGAAGATGCTAGCTTCAAGCAAGCATTAAAAGAGGCAGTAGAGTCTCTTCAAACTGGCTCTGTCTGGAACTTTGAAAATCGCATAGGCACACTCTCAAATTTACCCTCAGGCGACCTAGAAAAAGCTCTTTCTTACCTAGATGAAGGGGAAGAGTGGCTTGTTAAACCTAGTTTAGCTGACAGAGAGAACCCTTATATGCTAACACCATCTGTGAGATGGGGTACTAAAGAGAATGACTTTTGTCATATGAACGAACTCTTTGGCCCTGTGCTATCTGTTATGTACGCAGATAACTTAGAACATGCCATAGAGATAGTAAATGAAACAGGATATGGCCTCACCTCAGGAATAGAAACGCTTGATAAACGCGAGCAAGAACTTTGGAAAGAAAAGATTATAGCGGGCAACCTCTATATAAACCGTGGAACTACAGGAGCTATAGTCACAAGGCAACCATTTGGCGGTATGAGAAAGTCAGCTATTGGTAGTGGTAAAAAAGCAGGTGGTTTTAACTATGTGAGTCAATTTATGCACATATCGTGTAAAGACATTCACATAGATGAATCTAACTCTAACCAATTTACAGACCAATTAGAAAGCCTGCTTACATGTGATACCCACTTTAATGATGAGTGCCAAAGTGCTCTGCGACATATTAGTCATTTTGCATATTGGTATGATACAGAATTTTTAAAAGAGCACGATTACGTACATATACGAGGCGAAAGTAACATAATTCGATACCTTCGCGTCCCAAGCGTACTTTTGAGAGTCGAAGAAGATGATAAGCTAGGTGAAGTTATAGCATCCATAATGGCCATCAAAATGATAGGCGCGAAATTACATATTTCCATACCTTCTAAGACGCAAAAAGATGAGCTTGTTTGGTTAAAGTCTAAAGAGGCGGAGTTTCTTGATGAGAATGACTCTTTTACGAGAGATGACGAGGAGGAGCTAATAAAGTTGATTCCAACAGTCGCTAGAGTTAGGTTTTTAAACCCAAAAAACGTAACTCAAAACATCTATAAAAAGATTTCTCATGAAGCTATTTACATCGCTAGCGAGCCTTTTGTTTCACACGGTAGATTGGAACTTATGCACTATTTTGTTGAACAAAGCATATCTAACTCCTATCATAGGTATGGTAACCTCGGAATCAAAAGCTTAACAATGAAGGAGCTTTAGAGTATGCAAATAGAGATAATAATATCGTTTGCTGGATATATGATAGTTATGTTAGCTATAGGATTTTACTTTTACTTTAAAACAGAAGATTTAAGCGATTATGTTTTGGGAGGACGTGGATTAAACCCAAGCGTAACAGCGCTAAGTGCTGGAGCTTCTGACATGAGTGGGTGGCTACTTTTAGGTCTTCCAGGGATGATATATAGCGATGGTTTAGTCGGTTCTTGGATAGCGGTTGGTTTAGTTATTGGTGCCTATCTTAACTGGCACTATGTTGCAAAACCATTAAGAGTTTATACTCACCATCTCAACGACTCTTTAACTATTCCAGATTATTTGGCCAATCGTTTTGAAGATAAAGGAAATATGATTAGGGTGGTAACAGCCGTAGTGATTTTATTTTTTTACACCCTTTACACGTCTTCTGGTCTTGTCGGTGGCGCTAAACTTTTTCAAGCAACTTTTGATATTCCCTATTCCGACGCCTTACTTATAGGAAGTTTTATCATCATCTCCTATACTTTTTTAGGTGGCTATAACGCTGTGAGTTGGACGGACTTTATTCAAGGTATTTTGATGATGCTTGCGTTAGTCGTAACGCCACTTGTCGTACTCTTTGAACTTGGCGGAGTAGATAATGCTATGGCCATTATAGAATCAGTGGACCCTTCTCGCGTAGATATCATAGGAAGTGCTTCTATCATATCTATCATCTCTTTACTTGCATGGGGTTTAGGCTATTTTGGTCAGCCTCATATTTTAGTTAGGTTTATGTCCATAAGAGATAAAAATGAAGTGAGTACCGCAAAGAAAATTGGTATCACTTGGATGATAGTTTCAGTTATTGGCTCACTAAGCGTTGGTTTCTTTGGTCTTGCGTATGTAGTGGCAAATGGTATCGACTTAGCAGATAGCGAGAAGGTTTTTATAACGCTCTCTCAACTTATCTTTAAGCCTTGGATAGCAGGTTTTTTACTTGCAGCAATTTTAGCCGCTATAATGAGTACAATTGATTCGCAACTGCTTGTTTCCTCTTCCGTACTGACTCGTGATATATATCATGCTATAATACATAAAAGTGCAAGTAACATAGAGTTGGTTTGGGTAGGTCGTGCGACTGTTATTATAGTTTCTATAGTTGCTTGGCTGATATCTGCTGATAAAGACTCGAGTGTCCTCCAACTTGTCTCATATGCTTGGGCAGGTTTTGGAGCTGCATTTGGACCACTGATAATACTCAGTCTATACTCCCCAAATATTACAAAACTGGGAGCTATATCTGGTATGCTAGTTGGTGCGTTAACCGTGATAGTGTATAAACAACTAGAAGGTGGAGTGTTTGATATATTTGAACTACTCCCTGGTTTTATACTCTCTTGGATAACAATCTTAGTAATAAGTAGATATTCAAGCCCAAATTCAAGTTCAATATCTAGAACATTTGATGAAGTACAAGAGCAACTAAAAAGTTAGAAAAAAGATAAATAAATAAAGGATAAAAGTGAAAAGAGTAGTAATTAAAGTTGGAAGTAGTGTTTTAACAGAGACAACAACTATTGCAAAAGAGAGAATGTTAAATTTAGTATCTTTGATTGTTGAAGCTAGAAAAAAGTATGAGATAATATTAGTAACCTCAGGTGCAGTTGCAGCTGGATACACATCAGTTCAACTTAACCGTAGTATTCCTACAAGTAAAAAAGTACTTGCTTCAGTCGGTCAGCCAATACTTATGAGCGCATATAAAAATAAGTTTGATATTTTCAACGTGGCAATTTCTCAAATCTTATTGACTGAAGAGGATTTTAACTCTCGTGTGCATACGCAGATAGTACAAGATATTATCAATAGAACACTTACTAATGACATTTTACCTATTGTAAACGAGAATGACATCTCTACAACTCCAGACCAACTTTTTGGAGACAACGACCAACTCTCAGCTCATGTCGCTTTTTATACGGGAGCGGATATGCTTGTCATTTTAAGTGACATTGATGGCTACTATGACTCTAATCCAAAAGACAACCCTAAGGCAAAGATAAGAAAGGTTGTTCATGAGATAGAAAAAGAGGAGTTAGAGCAAGTACATACGCCAAACAACCAGTTTGCTTCGGGTGGTATAGTTACAAAACTTATGGCTGCAAAATATATCATGGAGAAGAAAAGAAAAATGTTTTTATGTAATGGTTATGACTTAGCCGCCGCTAGAGACTTTTTGATACATGACAAACATACAAAAGGAACGCTTTTTATAAGTAAAGAAAAAGATAAATAATAAACTTTTTATTTATCTACTCTATTTTATATCCAACGCCAAAAACGTTTTTTATACTCTCATCTGGTAATTTTCTTCGTAGATTTTTCACCAGTGTCTTTAAAGAGTTGATTTTATTTTCACTATAATCATTCCAGAGATAATCAACTATATTATCATAAGTAAAAACCTGGGAAACCCTTGAGGCTAAAAGTGATATAACTTTTGTTTCCGTTTTAGTTAAGCTCACTAGCATCTTGTTTTCATATAGCTCCTCTTTTTCATAATCCCAAAAAAAACCCTCTTGAAGCTGAAAAATTTTATTTGCTACGACACTGTACTCTTTGATGCCATTCTCCGCTAAGACCAATGCCTCTTTTAAAGCTTCTCTAGGAACAGGCTTAACAAGGTACTTTACAAGGTTAAGCTCGACCGCTTGAAGAAGATACTTTACGTCTGCATATGCTGTGAGCATTATTATTTTTGTAGATTGGTCACTCTCTCTTATTTTTTTTACAAGATCTAAGCCATTTAGTTTTGGTAGGTTAATATCTACTATCATTATATCTGGCTGCTTTTCTCTATAAATTTTTAAGGCACCCTCTCCATCTTCAGCTTCATATACGTCTCTATAATAGCGTTTAAGATAACTAATATAATTTTTACGCGTAGACTCTTCATCTTCTACAAAAAGTAACTTATATGTAGTTAGTTTCTCATTCATACTCTATCCTTAGGCGGTCAAACTTTAAAATTATATTTATATAATTGTAGTGTAAACTAATGAAATTTTAGTGAGAAAATATTCTCAACTCTTATCGATTCTTAGGATTAAAAATCATACCTTACAATGAGAGTTAACATATCTAACTCTCCTATATCTTCATTTTCTACATGTCTTATAGCTCTAGAGTGCTCAATCCCAACTAATAGGTTACTAATTGGCGTCCATAAGAGGTTAGCTTGTGAAGCGTATGCATCTCTATTTATCTTTTTTAAAGCGACTAGATTTATCTCTTCTAAGTTATTTTTAGAACCCGCATACGACAGTGCAAGTGTTGAGCGAAGCTTCTTACTCCACCAGTGTCTATAAGCGATATGTGCGCCATAAGAAGTTTGAAGTTTTATCTCACCCTCATTATTTATACTTCCTGCAGTATATGCGTTATATGCAAAGTATCTACCCATTCCATCACCATACTGCACATCAAAACGGATATCGTCAAGAGCATTAGTTTTCATTTTTATAGAGAGATTTACTCCCCAACCAAGAGCTGATGAGCTACTATTGACACTATTTCCATCACTTAACTTTACATCATTTTGAGTGATATAGCGGGCTAAAAAAGCGATGCTTCCCTCAGTAAGTGAGGAAAAATAACGCACCCTTGTAACCATATCTGGAACTTTGTCATCTTTAGGGATAATACTAGTTCCATTGGGATCTAAAAGTGTACTCTCAGGTTGCTCAAATGCTATATCATAGCTCAAAGCATTATCATCAATAGTGTAACGCACCAGAGGCTGTCTAACAAGTGTATTATTCATAGCATATGTAATTGTATCTAGCGTTACATAGGAGTTAAAAGTAGAGTTAGTCTGACCAAAAGTAAAGCCGAACGCTTCAACGTAAGCGTGTCTCATTCTAGGACCATGTGAGTTAGAATATACCTCAGTTCCAGCCACACCTAAAAAGTCCATCTCGACTAAGGCTCGTATTGGACCATGTTCTGAGGGAGTTCTTGTTTTGATCCATAACCTACTCTCTCTAGCACTCATAGTAAACTGATTATATTCAGCTTTGCTGGAGTTTTTCAAAGGTATGCTTCCTGCATAAAATGAGCCATCTGGAGATGCCGATATGCTCTGAAGCTCTATTCTTCCACCCACGCTTAAAACGGT encodes the following:
- a CDS encoding proline dehydrogenase family protein, translated to MGIPDKVAQDAKVLAYQWQKKIQVFRKSKEQDFHEMMLKMLNNPMNKIFLIELLDQSFRSHNENRVSDQLEHIFSKYENTDFFSQFEKILIWLFREVGIYVNSISIPLFIQYLRRDISSIVIPGEENLLSKHLKERKSQGTRVNINVIGEIVLSEQEANERTSKYIHMLENPNIDYLSIKISNLFSQIIPHAHEHSVQKISIQLEKIYAAAIKNSYTNAEGIQNSKFVNLDMEEYKDIEITISAFKNVLSQEQFKNLHAGIVIQTYLPDAMIYIRDLYEWAKQRVDSGGAPIKIRIVKGANQEMELTEASLRGWPSVTYSSKAESDANFKIAMDFLLHPDVAPYIHTGIASHNLFDHALAHLLAKERAVEAYVSAEMLEGMSEAAYEVLKENKLSVILYAPTATKETFTNAIAYLVRRFDENTAEQNFLRHSFGLEVDSAQWETLLKSYDDALALIPSIRQTPYRTQDRNQTPTKEVIDLKHYHFKNEPDTDFVLPANRAWAEAIRDKWKNIGSSGGFDAHIVVAGETLQREGAKTVIDKSQYHDKKIVGSYAQATAEDMKLAIATAKADPDGWRELSLTRRQEILMNVAHALSCARGDLIGIAAAEVGKVFTETDVEVSEAIDFLNFYPYSVSKIEALNGIETIAKGVGLVISPWNFPIAIPAGGIAASLAAGNTVILKPATDSILCAYMMCQCFWQAGVSKNTLQFIPSNGSDVGEFMIPSKDINFTIFTGGEKTAYDIINTRPDIALSAETGGKNATIVTALADREQALKNVLVSAFHNSGQKCSASSLLVLEKEVYEDASFKQALKEAVESLQTGSVWNFENRIGTLSNLPSGDLEKALSYLDEGEEWLVKPSLADRENPYMLTPSVRWGTKENDFCHMNELFGPVLSVMYADNLEHAIEIVNETGYGLTSGIETLDKREQELWKEKIIAGNLYINRGTTGAIVTRQPFGGMRKSAIGSGKKAGGFNYVSQFMHISCKDIHIDESNSNQFTDQLESLLTCDTHFNDECQSALRHISHFAYWYDTEFLKEHDYVHIRGESNIIRYLRVPSVLLRVEEDDKLGEVIASIMAIKMIGAKLHISIPSKTQKDELVWLKSKEAEFLDENDSFTRDDEEELIKLIPTVARVRFLNPKNVTQNIYKKISHEAIYIASEPFVSHGRLELMHYFVEQSISNSYHRYGNLGIKSLTMKEL
- the putP gene encoding sodium/proline symporter PutP; protein product: MQIEIIISFAGYMIVMLAIGFYFYFKTEDLSDYVLGGRGLNPSVTALSAGASDMSGWLLLGLPGMIYSDGLVGSWIAVGLVIGAYLNWHYVAKPLRVYTHHLNDSLTIPDYLANRFEDKGNMIRVVTAVVILFFYTLYTSSGLVGGAKLFQATFDIPYSDALLIGSFIIISYTFLGGYNAVSWTDFIQGILMMLALVVTPLVVLFELGGVDNAMAIIESVDPSRVDIIGSASIISIISLLAWGLGYFGQPHILVRFMSIRDKNEVSTAKKIGITWMIVSVIGSLSVGFFGLAYVVANGIDLADSEKVFITLSQLIFKPWIAGFLLAAILAAIMSTIDSQLLVSSSVLTRDIYHAIIHKSASNIELVWVGRATVIIVSIVAWLISADKDSSVLQLVSYAWAGFGAAFGPLIILSLYSPNITKLGAISGMLVGALTVIVYKQLEGGVFDIFELLPGFILSWITILVISRYSSPNSSSISRTFDEVQEQLKS
- a CDS encoding DcaP family trimeric outer membrane transporter; protein product: MKKFRFKAFLLLCLSFSLYANENTLEIEKLKAQVELLSKKVELRSEDTVLSVGGRIELQSISASPDGSFYAGSIPLKNSSKAEYNQFTMSARESRLWIKTRTPSEHGPIRALVEMDFLGVAGTEVYSNSHGPRMRHAYVEAFGFTFGQTNSTFNSYVTLDTITYAMNNTLVRQPLVRYTIDDNALSYDIAFEQPESTLLDPNGTSIIPKDDKVPDMVTRVRYFSSLTEGSIAFLARYITQNDVKLSDGNSVNSSSSALGWGVNLSIKMKTNALDDIRFDVQYGDGMGRYFAYNAYTAGSINNEGEIKLQTSYGAHIAYRHWWSKKLRSTLALSYAGSKNNLEEINLVALKKINRDAYASQANLLWTPISNLLVGIEHSRAIRHVENEDIGELDMLTLIVRYDF
- a CDS encoding response regulator transcription factor encodes the protein MNEKLTTYKLLFVEDEESTRKNYISYLKRYYRDVYEAEDGEGALKIYREKQPDIMIVDINLPKLNGLDLVKKIRESDQSTKIIMLTAYADVKYLLQAVELNLVKYLVKPVPREALKEALVLAENGIKEYSVVANKIFQLQEGFFWDYEKEELYENKMLVSLTKTETKVISLLASRVSQVFTYDNIVDYLWNDYSENKINSLKTLVKNLRRKLPDESIKNVFGVGYKIE
- the proB gene encoding glutamate 5-kinase, with product MKRVVIKVGSSVLTETTTIAKERMLNLVSLIVEARKKYEIILVTSGAVAAGYTSVQLNRSIPTSKKVLASVGQPILMSAYKNKFDIFNVAISQILLTEEDFNSRVHTQIVQDIINRTLTNDILPIVNENDISTTPDQLFGDNDQLSAHVAFYTGADMLVILSDIDGYYDSNPKDNPKAKIRKVVHEIEKEELEQVHTPNNQFASGGIVTKLMAAKYIMEKKRKMFLCNGYDLAAARDFLIHDKHTKGTLFISKEKDK